The following proteins are co-located in the Pseudomonas antarctica genome:
- a CDS encoding bifunctional O-antigen ligase/aminoglycoside phosphotransferase family protein: MHSKRLAYGSNRVFDFLVLWILPIGLLLLLSSLFYVTNRNVMHRFYYGFFSVPTLFLLCLRPREIKELLREPLIVAFLAFCAWALTTVLWSPEPTGDSNLFKVPLQTFMLFAGCGLLLHYRKELFKPIFFSAAVIALVVCLCNLVAFAKGFEPGLSMRMIGGRGALDNPLLSSHLFGFFCVYWLYICITTQRLRVLCFSAPALAIMTLAILATGSRTPLVALTLAAVWIAFVSRNRRSALMIATLVLGAAALLLFYPEAITERGSSYRFELWGMTLQRIAEHPFIGHSYDSELSLIVGGVELMEPHSFALGVLYYVGIIGFIPWIFMLGWGLYKGFKERAQPLFLMTSALLAYGIGAGLTEGGGILSRPKEHWFLLWIPLALIAGLSIAKRRGSLLRIPVQTPKQQAFEALRSGADVIEEDGLGPKVLRLQDGSFLKLFRARRWYTSGMFNPYSERFVSNSEQLRRLGIASPAILDLYYLQDGSSAVHYRPLPGLTLRQALQSLDSSLRESLIERFGRFMAQLHERGVYFRSLHLGNVLLLEDGEFGLIDVADMRIFPSALRNTLRQRNLKHMQRYSQDRNWLFETHFEQLANGYASVASPQATLKIREQVLTLARPAT; the protein is encoded by the coding sequence ATGCACTCCAAGCGCCTTGCCTACGGCTCAAATCGCGTTTTCGACTTCCTGGTCCTATGGATTTTGCCCATTGGCTTGTTGTTGCTCCTGAGTTCGCTGTTCTACGTCACCAATCGCAATGTCATGCACCGGTTCTACTACGGTTTTTTCAGTGTGCCGACCTTGTTCCTGCTGTGCTTGCGCCCTCGGGAAATCAAGGAGCTGTTGCGTGAACCCCTGATCGTCGCGTTCCTGGCGTTTTGCGCCTGGGCGCTGACCACCGTGTTGTGGAGCCCGGAACCTACCGGCGACTCCAACCTGTTCAAGGTGCCACTGCAAACGTTCATGCTGTTTGCCGGCTGCGGGCTGCTGCTGCATTACCGCAAAGAGCTGTTCAAGCCGATATTCTTCAGTGCCGCCGTGATCGCGCTGGTGGTGTGCCTGTGCAACCTGGTGGCATTCGCCAAAGGCTTCGAGCCCGGCCTGAGCATGCGCATGATCGGGGGCCGTGGTGCCCTCGACAACCCACTGCTCAGCTCCCACCTCTTCGGCTTTTTCTGCGTCTATTGGCTCTATATCTGCATCACCACCCAGCGCCTTCGCGTGCTGTGCTTCAGTGCGCCTGCACTGGCGATCATGACGTTAGCGATCCTGGCCACCGGCTCCCGCACGCCGCTGGTTGCGCTGACGCTGGCCGCCGTATGGATCGCCTTTGTCAGCCGCAATCGCCGCTCGGCACTGATGATTGCAACCCTGGTGCTGGGGGCTGCGGCGCTTCTGCTGTTTTATCCCGAAGCAATTACCGAGCGTGGCAGTTCGTACCGCTTTGAGTTGTGGGGCATGACGCTGCAGCGTATCGCCGAGCACCCCTTCATCGGACACAGCTACGACTCCGAATTGTCCCTGATCGTGGGCGGTGTCGAGCTGATGGAACCCCACAGCTTTGCGCTCGGCGTGCTCTATTACGTCGGCATCATCGGCTTTATCCCGTGGATCTTCATGCTTGGCTGGGGCCTGTACAAAGGCTTTAAAGAGCGGGCACAGCCGCTGTTCCTAATGACTTCCGCCCTGCTGGCCTACGGCATCGGCGCCGGCCTGACCGAAGGCGGTGGCATCCTGTCGCGGCCCAAGGAGCACTGGTTCCTGCTGTGGATCCCCCTGGCCCTGATCGCCGGCCTGAGCATCGCCAAACGTCGTGGCAGCCTGCTGCGCATTCCGGTGCAAACGCCCAAGCAGCAGGCGTTTGAAGCACTGCGCAGCGGCGCTGATGTCATCGAGGAAGATGGTCTTGGGCCGAAAGTCCTGCGCCTGCAGGATGGTAGCTTCCTCAAGCTGTTCCGGGCCCGCCGCTGGTACACCTCCGGCATGTTCAACCCCTATTCGGAACGCTTTGTCAGCAACAGCGAACAACTGCGACGGCTAGGCATTGCATCACCGGCCATCCTTGATCTGTATTACCTGCAGGATGGCAGCAGCGCCGTGCACTATCGGCCGCTGCCCGGCCTGACGCTGCGTCAGGCCCTGCAAAGCCTGGACAGCAGCCTGCGTGAATCGCTGATTGAACGGTTCGGCCGGTTTATGGCTCAGTTGCACGAGCGCGGTGTGTACTTCCGCTCCCTGCATTTGGGCAATGTGCTGCTCTTGGAAGACGGTGAGTTCGGCCTGATTGACGTGGCAGACATGCGCATCTTTCCGTCAGCGCTGCGCAACACGCTGCGCCAGCGCAACTTGAAGCATATGCAACGCTATTCGCAGGACCGCAACTGGTTGTTCGAAACCCACTTCGAACAGCTGGCCAACGGGTATGCGTCGGTCGCATCGCCGCAAGCCACGCTGAAAATCCGCGAGCAGGTCCTCACACTCGCTCGCCCTGCCACCTGA
- the msbA gene encoding lipid A export permease/ATP-binding protein MsbA, with the protein MTDSSPSASPSSLKIYFRLLMYVKPYAGLFALSIVGFLIFASTQPMLGYILKYFVDGLSNPEAVLFPNVPFLRDLQLLQAVPLLIILIAAWQGLGSFLGNYLLAKVSLGLVHDLRVQLFNNLLTLPNRYFDNHNSGHLISRITFNVTMVTGAATDAIKVVIREGMTVIFLFASLLFMNWRLTLVMIAILPLIAVMVSTASKKFRKQSKKIQVAMGDVTHVASETIQGYRVVRSFGGEVYEEKRFFKASQGNTDKQLRMTRTGAIYTPLLQLVIYTAMAVLMFLVLYLRGDASAGDMVAYITLAGLLPKPIRQLSEVSSTIQKGVAGAESIFEQLDEEKEVDRGTVERDKVSGRLDVRNLNFTYPGTERHVLKDISFTAEPGQMIALVGRSGSGKSTLASLIPRFYHHESGEILLDGVEIEDYKLLNLRKHIAQVTQHVTLFSDTVTNNIAYGDLAGAPRADVEAAAADAYAKDFIDQLPKGFDTQVGENGVLLSGGQRQRLAIARALLKNAPLLILDEATSALDTESERHIQAALDKVMQGRTTLVIAHRLSTIEKADLILVMDDGRIVERGTHAELLKQNGYYARLHAMGLDAPVSADIT; encoded by the coding sequence ATGACCGACTCCAGTCCGAGCGCAAGCCCTTCGAGCTTGAAAATATACTTCCGCCTGCTCATGTACGTTAAGCCCTATGCCGGCTTGTTCGCGCTGAGTATCGTTGGATTTCTGATTTTCGCGTCGACCCAGCCCATGCTGGGGTACATCCTCAAGTACTTCGTCGACGGCCTATCCAACCCGGAAGCGGTGCTGTTCCCCAACGTACCGTTCCTGCGCGACCTGCAATTGCTGCAAGCCGTGCCTTTATTGATCATTCTGATCGCGGCCTGGCAGGGCCTGGGTTCGTTCCTGGGCAACTACCTGCTGGCCAAGGTCTCCCTGGGCCTGGTCCACGACCTGCGCGTGCAGTTATTCAATAACCTGCTGACGCTGCCCAACCGCTACTTCGATAACCACAACTCCGGGCATCTGATTTCCCGCATCACCTTTAACGTGACCATGGTCACGGGTGCGGCGACCGATGCCATCAAGGTGGTGATTCGCGAAGGCATGACGGTGATCTTCCTGTTTGCCTCACTGCTGTTCATGAACTGGCGCTTGACGCTGGTGATGATCGCCATCCTGCCGCTGATTGCGGTGATGGTCAGCACGGCCAGCAAGAAATTCCGCAAGCAGAGCAAGAAGATCCAGGTGGCCATGGGCGACGTGACCCACGTGGCTTCCGAAACCATCCAGGGCTACCGCGTGGTGCGCAGCTTCGGCGGCGAAGTCTACGAAGAGAAGCGCTTCTTCAAGGCCAGCCAGGGCAACACCGACAAGCAGCTGCGCATGACCCGCACCGGGGCGATCTACACGCCGTTGCTGCAACTGGTGATCTACACCGCCATGGCCGTGCTGATGTTCCTGGTGCTTTACCTTCGCGGCGATGCGTCTGCTGGCGACATGGTTGCCTACATCACCTTGGCCGGCCTGTTACCCAAGCCCATCCGTCAACTCTCGGAAGTCAGCTCGACCATCCAGAAAGGCGTGGCGGGTGCTGAAAGCATTTTCGAACAGTTGGACGAAGAGAAGGAAGTCGACCGCGGCACCGTCGAACGCGACAAGGTCAGCGGCCGCCTGGACGTACGTAACCTGAACTTCACCTACCCCGGCACCGAACGCCATGTGCTCAAGGACATCAGCTTTACGGCCGAACCTGGGCAGATGATCGCTCTGGTGGGCCGCTCCGGCAGCGGCAAGTCGACCCTGGCCAGCCTGATCCCGCGGTTCTACCACCATGAAAGCGGCGAAATCCTGCTCGACGGTGTAGAGATCGAAGATTACAAACTGCTCAACCTGCGCAAGCACATTGCCCAGGTGACCCAGCATGTCACCCTGTTCAGCGACACCGTGACCAACAACATCGCCTACGGCGACCTGGCCGGTGCGCCACGGGCAGACGTTGAAGCGGCGGCGGCGGATGCCTATGCCAAGGACTTCATCGACCAGTTGCCCAAAGGCTTCGATACCCAGGTGGGCGAAAACGGCGTGCTGTTGTCCGGCGGCCAACGCCAGCGCCTGGCAATCGCCCGGGCCTTGCTCAAGAATGCGCCGCTGCTGATTCTCGACGAGGCCACCTCGGCCCTCGACACCGAATCCGAACGGCACATTCAGGCGGCTCTGGACAAGGTCATGCAGGGCCGCACCACCCTGGTGATTGCGCACCGCTTGTCCACTATCGAGAAGGCCGACCTGATCCTGGTGATGGACGACGGCCGGATTGTCGAGCGCGGTACCCACGCCGAGTTGCTCAAGCAGAACGGCTATTACGCGCGTCTGCATGCCATGGGCCTGGACGCGCCGGTGTCTGCCGACATCACCTAA
- the hldE gene encoding bifunctional D-glycero-beta-D-manno-heptose-7-phosphate kinase/D-glycero-beta-D-manno-heptose 1-phosphate adenylyltransferase HldE: MKLSMPRFDQAPVLVVGDVMLDRYWHGGTSRISPEAPVPVVKVEQIEDRPGGAANVALNIAALGAPASLVGVTGDDEAADSLANSLRGAGVRALFQRIAHQPTIVKLRVMSRHQQLLRIDFEEPFATDALALSGQVDALLEGIKVLVLSDYGKGALKNHQVLIQAAKARNIPVLADPKGKDFSIYRGASLITPNLSEFEAIVGGCADEHELVTKGAALMADLDLGALLVTRGEHGMTLLRPGHPAMHLPARAREVFDVTGAGDTVISTLAASIAAGEELPHAVALANLAAGIVVGKLGTAAISAPELRRAIQRSEGSERGVLSLEQLLLAIDDARAHKESIVFTNGCFDILHAGHVTYLEQARAQGDRLIVAVNDDASVSRLKGPGRPINSVDRRMAVLAGLGAVDWVISFSEGTPENLLAQVKPDVLVKGGDYSVDQVVGADIVSAYGGTVKVLGLVENSSTTAIVEKIRNNE; this comes from the coding sequence ATGAAGTTGTCCATGCCGCGATTCGATCAAGCCCCTGTCTTGGTGGTCGGCGATGTCATGCTCGACCGTTACTGGCATGGCGGTACCTCACGGATTTCCCCTGAGGCACCGGTACCGGTAGTCAAGGTCGAGCAAATCGAAGACCGTCCAGGTGGCGCTGCCAACGTTGCCCTCAATATTGCCGCCCTCGGCGCACCGGCCTCCCTGGTGGGTGTAACCGGCGACGACGAAGCCGCCGACAGCCTGGCTAACAGCCTGCGCGGTGCAGGCGTGCGCGCGCTGTTCCAGCGCATTGCCCATCAGCCGACCATCGTCAAGCTGCGGGTCATGAGCCGTCACCAGCAATTGCTGCGTATCGATTTCGAAGAACCCTTCGCCACCGACGCCCTGGCCCTGAGCGGTCAGGTTGACGCGTTGCTCGAAGGCATCAAGGTGCTGGTCCTGTCCGACTACGGCAAAGGCGCCCTGAAGAATCATCAAGTGCTTATCCAGGCCGCCAAGGCCCGCAACATCCCGGTGCTGGCCGATCCCAAGGGCAAGGACTTTTCGATTTATCGGGGCGCCAGCCTGATCACGCCAAACCTCAGCGAGTTCGAAGCCATCGTCGGCGGTTGCGCCGATGAGCACGAACTGGTGACCAAGGGCGCCGCGCTGATGGCCGACCTCGACCTAGGTGCCTTGCTGGTCACCCGTGGTGAGCACGGCATGACCCTGCTGCGCCCGGGCCACCCGGCGATGCACCTGCCGGCGCGGGCCCGTGAAGTGTTCGATGTCACCGGTGCCGGTGATACGGTGATTTCCACCCTGGCGGCGTCCATTGCGGCCGGTGAAGAATTGCCCCACGCCGTGGCCCTGGCCAATCTGGCGGCGGGCATTGTGGTCGGCAAACTGGGTACCGCTGCCATCAGCGCACCTGAGTTGCGCCGGGCGATCCAGCGTTCCGAAGGCTCGGAGCGTGGCGTGCTGAGTCTCGAACAATTGCTGCTGGCGATTGACGATGCCCGTGCCCACAAAGAAAGCATTGTGTTCACTAACGGTTGCTTCGACATCCTGCATGCCGGTCACGTGACTTACCTGGAACAGGCGCGCGCTCAAGGCGATCGCCTGATCGTCGCCGTCAATGACGACGCCTCGGTCAGCCGCTTGAAAGGCCCGGGCCGTCCGATCAACAGTGTTGACCGACGCATGGCCGTATTGGCCGGTTTGGGTGCTGTGGACTGGGTGATCAGCTTCTCTGAAGGCACCCCGGAAAACCTGTTGGCCCAAGTCAAGCCAGACGTGCTGGTCAAGGGCGGCGACTACTCCGTTGATCAAGTCGTGGGCGCAGACATCGTCAGCGCTTACGGCGGTACGGTAAAAGTGCTGGGGCTGGTTGAAAACAGCTCGACCACGGCCATTGTCGAGAAGATCCGCAACAATGAGTAA
- a CDS encoding NAD-dependent epimerase/dehydratase family protein, which yields MSNADKWVLITGGAGFIGSHLVDALLAKGYAVRVLDDLSTGKRSNVPLDNPRVQLIEGDVANAELVAQAAVGATAVVHLAAVASVQASVDDPVSTHQSNFVGTLNVCEAMRKAGVKRVVFASSAAVYGNNGEGASIDEETTKAPLTPYASDKLAGEHYFDFYRRQHGLEPVIFRFFNIFGPRQDPSSPYSGVISIFSERVQQGVPISVFGDGEQTRDFMYVEDLVDVLVQAIEAPEAPLGAINVGWNRTTTLKQVLQALEEVVGQLPVITYGPARSGDIRHSRANNQRLLSSFTLPEPTPLKVGLERLLNS from the coding sequence ATGAGTAACGCAGATAAGTGGGTCCTTATCACCGGTGGTGCCGGCTTCATCGGCTCGCACCTGGTCGATGCATTGCTCGCAAAAGGCTACGCCGTGCGGGTGCTGGATGACCTGTCCACCGGCAAGCGCAGCAATGTGCCGTTGGACAACCCGCGCGTACAGCTGATTGAAGGTGATGTCGCCAACGCCGAACTGGTGGCGCAAGCCGCCGTCGGCGCCACGGCGGTGGTGCACTTGGCGGCAGTAGCTTCCGTGCAAGCTTCGGTGGATGACCCGGTCAGCACGCACCAAAGCAATTTTGTCGGCACCTTGAATGTCTGCGAAGCCATGCGCAAGGCCGGTGTGAAGCGTGTGGTGTTTGCTTCCAGCGCTGCGGTGTATGGCAACAATGGCGAGGGCGCTTCGATTGATGAAGAGACCACCAAGGCACCGCTGACGCCTTACGCATCGGACAAATTGGCCGGTGAGCATTACTTCGATTTCTATCGCCGCCAGCATGGTCTGGAACCGGTGATTTTCCGCTTCTTCAATATCTTCGGGCCACGCCAGGACCCTTCGTCGCCGTACTCGGGTGTGATCAGTATTTTCAGCGAGCGCGTGCAACAGGGTGTGCCGATCAGCGTGTTTGGCGATGGCGAGCAAACCCGCGATTTCATGTACGTGGAAGACCTGGTGGATGTGTTGGTACAGGCCATTGAAGCGCCTGAGGCACCGTTGGGTGCGATCAACGTCGGCTGGAATCGCACCACCACGCTCAAGCAGGTATTGCAGGCACTGGAAGAGGTGGTGGGGCAGTTGCCGGTAATCACCTACGGGCCGGCGCGTTCGGGGGATATTCGGCATTCGCGGGCCAACAACCAACGGTTGCTGAGCAGTTTCACGCTGCCTGAGCCAACCCCGTTGAAGGTCGGCCTGGAGCGGCTACTAAACAGCTGA
- a CDS encoding aldo/keto reductase has product MSLPTLHDLHRPLGNTGLLVSPLGLGTVKLGRDQGVKYPNGFQIPNDDEARMLLRQAQQLGINLIDTAPAYGRSEERLGPLLRGQRKDWVIVSKVGEEFADGVSRHDFSAAHTRLSIERSLKRLETDFIDLVLVHSDGNDLHILNDCEVYQTLAELKKEGKIRGFGFSGKTVEGGVKALEQGDCAMVTYNLNEQAEKAVIDYAAAHGKGILVKKALASGHVCLAPGMDPIRASFMLLFAQTGVASAIVGTINPLHLAHNVATAAQVIRQL; this is encoded by the coding sequence ATGAGCCTGCCAACCCTGCACGACCTGCATCGCCCACTGGGCAACACCGGCCTGCTGGTGTCGCCACTGGGCCTGGGCACCGTCAAGCTGGGCCGCGACCAGGGGGTGAAATACCCCAACGGCTTCCAGATTCCCAACGACGACGAAGCACGGATGTTATTGCGCCAAGCCCAACAGCTGGGCATCAACCTGATCGACACCGCCCCCGCCTATGGCCGCAGCGAAGAACGCCTGGGGCCGCTGTTACGCGGCCAGCGCAAGGATTGGGTGATTGTCAGCAAGGTCGGCGAAGAATTTGCCGATGGCGTGTCCCGTCATGACTTCAGTGCCGCCCATACGCGCCTGTCGATTGAGCGCAGCTTGAAAAGACTTGAAACGGATTTTATTGACCTGGTGCTGGTGCATTCCGATGGTAACGACCTGCATATCCTCAACGATTGCGAGGTGTACCAGACCCTGGCGGAGCTGAAAAAAGAGGGCAAGATTCGCGGCTTCGGCTTCTCCGGCAAAACTGTCGAAGGCGGTGTGAAGGCTCTGGAACAGGGTGATTGCGCGATGGTCACCTACAATCTGAACGAACAAGCCGAGAAAGCCGTGATTGATTATGCGGCGGCCCATGGCAAAGGCATCCTGGTGAAAAAGGCCCTGGCCAGCGGCCATGTGTGTCTTGCGCCTGGAATGGATCCAATTCGCGCCAGTTTCATGTTGTTGTTTGCGCAAACGGGTGTCGCCAGTGCTATTGTCGGGACCATTAATCCGCTGCACCTGGCCCATAACGTGGCGACCGCTGCCCAAGTCATTCGTCAACTCTGA
- a CDS encoding NAD(P)/FAD-dependent oxidoreductase, protein MPSVISTDVLIVGAGVAGLWLNARLRRQGFSTVLVESATLGGGQSVKSQGIIHGGAKYALHGALTGASEAIADMPRRWREALAGNGELDLSGVRLLSEAHYLWSPGTLAGNLTSFFASKAVRGRVDQVKGDDLPPALQDRRFKGKVYRLAELVVDVPSLIERLAQLAGDGLLAGQHIEPLLDGDTLAGLKVDGREIRAQRIVLSAGGGTADLLASLGLSQPAMQTRPLHMIIAKGPGLKPLYAHCLGGGTKPRITVTTHPAADGNWVWYMGGDIAEADGVARTPEEQIATAQKELAQLLPWIDMSQTQWATLRVDRAEPLQSGLTRPDNAFLAEQGRLLVGWPTKLALAPDFADRVLNALERDGIRPSASETLPDLPKPALGQPAWEHLLP, encoded by the coding sequence CTGCGCCGCCAGGGGTTTTCCACGGTGCTGGTGGAAAGCGCCACACTGGGTGGCGGGCAAAGCGTGAAGTCCCAGGGGATCATCCACGGCGGTGCGAAGTACGCCCTGCACGGCGCCCTCACCGGCGCATCCGAAGCAATTGCCGACATGCCGCGCCGCTGGCGCGAAGCCTTGGCCGGTAACGGCGAGCTGGACTTGTCCGGCGTACGCTTGCTGTCCGAAGCCCATTACCTGTGGTCCCCCGGCACACTTGCCGGCAACCTCACCAGCTTCTTCGCCAGCAAGGCCGTGCGTGGCCGTGTCGATCAGGTCAAAGGCGACGACTTGCCCCCGGCCCTGCAGGACCGACGCTTCAAGGGCAAGGTCTATCGCCTGGCGGAACTGGTGGTGGACGTGCCAAGCCTGATCGAACGCCTGGCCCAACTGGCCGGTGATGGCTTGCTCGCCGGGCAGCACATCGAACCGCTGCTGGACGGCGACACGCTCGCGGGGTTGAAGGTCGATGGCCGCGAGATCCGCGCCCAGCGCATCGTGCTGAGTGCCGGGGGTGGCACCGCTGATCTGCTGGCCTCTTTGGGCCTCAGCCAACCCGCCATGCAAACGCGCCCGCTGCATATGATTATCGCCAAAGGCCCGGGCCTGAAGCCGTTGTATGCGCACTGCCTGGGCGGCGGCACCAAACCGCGCATCACCGTCACCACTCACCCGGCTGCCGACGGCAATTGGGTGTGGTACATGGGCGGCGATATCGCCGAGGCGGACGGCGTCGCACGCACGCCTGAAGAACAGATCGCCACCGCGCAAAAAGAGCTGGCGCAATTACTGCCGTGGATCGACATGAGCCAGACCCAGTGGGCCACGCTGCGGGTTGATCGCGCCGAGCCACTGCAATCGGGCCTGACCCGCCCCGACAACGCCTTCCTCGCCGAACAAGGCCGCCTGCTGGTGGGCTGGCCGACCAAGCTGGCGTTGGCGCCGGACTTCGCTGATCGCGTGCTCAACGCCCTGGAGCGCGACGGCATCCGCCCTAGCGCCAGCGAAACCCTGCCCGACCTGCCAAAACCGGCCCTCGGCCAACCTGCCTGGGAGCACCTGTTGCCATGA